AAATTAACCCTGAAAAGGGCCTGTGAAGTACAGAATGTGTGTAGGTAAATGTAGAAGGCCCTTTCAACAGGCACACTATGTAAACTCATTCTCTTACCATCTACAAAAAATTGAATCCAGTATAAGGAATGCACGTAGGCACAACTCTCCTACATCAGGTGAGACCCAGTTGGCTGCTACAAGAACCTGCATAGCCCAGTTGCAGAGCAACTTGCTTTTCAGGCAAAGGTTTTCTGAGGAAGATGGATCTATACGCTCCCCACCCACTCAGTAACTAGTCAGTCGATTAGAAGACCGTTTTAAATTCTGAATTCACCAATTCTGAGTGGTGTGCGAGGCACTGGATGTTGTTTCTCTCCCTTCTGTAAATGAAGGTctgtcctaatttttttttccttcacaaatCAGTTCTTGCTTACTGATGCATCCCAGGTGCCACTGCCTTGAAGGATCTCTAGCGCATAGGCTCTCAATTACCCCAAGATGTTTAACCCATTCCCGAGAATCCAGAGTTtccccaaatgattttttttttttcctgctgtagtGCGATACCTCAATGTCTATACTGGGATAGTGCTACTTCGATGCAGGAAGGAATTCTACCGGCTTGTGTGGTCAGCTCTTCCCTTTATCACATACTTGGAGAACAGAGGACACCATTACCCGTGTTTTCTCAACACCTTACACGTGGGAGGTATGGGTGCATGTGATATGTCTCATTTCCAATAGGTAACAAGTTCAGTGTACAGTCTTCAGTGGTGGGTGGGTCTTCCTGCTCTCCTGCCAAGAGCAAGATACTTTTTCCTAGCTCTGCAAGACTCTTGAGGCAAACACTTTTCACAAGCTGTTGACCACAAAGCTCTTTCATGTGCCAGGTACAATCAGAACATGTCAGAAGTTCCTGATTCAGTACAACAGGAGACAGCTGTTGATCCTGTTGCAAAACTGCACTGATGAAGGTAAGGCACACTAGCCCTGTGCCCACTGAGCAAGTCACTGGCCTCCTCCTCTAGCTGAATGAAAGGCCACTCCCAAAGACATCTTTAATCACCCGTACTGTACTTTCTTCAGGAGAACGAGAGGCTATCCAGAAGTCTGTCACAAGAAGCTGTTTACTAGAGGAGTCGTCGGCCGGGGAGGAGCTTTCAGACAGTGGTGGTGAGGAGGCTGCTGAGGCAATGGAGTGAACCTCTACAGACTGCCCTGTGCCCCAGCCTCAGGGCCCACTTGTTGGGACAGGACATTCTGGGAGGCAGCAGCATCTTCTGTACTTCTCAAACAGGATGACTGCTGACCAGAGGCCAAGTGACCAGCTCAAAATGGACTTATTTGCTTAAAACTAATCGAAGTCACCTTTACCCAGCATTGCCTGGTTAAGTGGTTCTGGAGGTTGTGAAGCCCCTGGAGTTATAGACATCTTTGTATCTAACTGCCTGGCTGAGAGCagatttaataaatgtatttggcTTCTGTAGTATTTAGTGCACATGTGAAGTTCATGCTTGGCCTAGTCTCTTTCACCCCTCCACCCTCGGCCGGAAAACTGGCTCCCCATGTGGTACTAGATGCACAGCCTCCCACTTGAAACCTTGTACCCCTGCCCCTAGGATGGGCCCTAAGTAATCCAGGTTATTCAGAGTAGCAGTTTTAGTGAGACACAGCAACTAAACTGGCACAGATCTATAGCTGGTCTCAGTACTGACCCACAGGACCTTAAGAATTCCAGATTCCTTGCCAATACTTAACCAGGTAACCTGACAAAAAATACAGTTCTTGCAGTTTTGAGTGGGGAAAAAACCTGGTCTCACCTGACCTCATTATTACAAAGTCAAATAGCAGCTGCCAACTTCTGGTAGTTTTCCACAGTTCCACCCTTCCCCATTGCCTTTTACCTGCCTGGTACCTGAAGGCAGGTGAGACAGTGCACTCACAGGAATTAGGAGGGACAAGAGACTATGATCAGTTTTGATCTGCTACCTATGAAAGACATTTCTAGGACCTATTTTCTCCTTAATGAAATGGACATCACTCAAAGTCccttaaatatttaacaaagatttgTGATTTTTTGCTTCACATGCCCCTTATCCACCCAGAAGAGTTCCTGACCCAGGATCTCTTCCTTTTAAGAATGGGAGGTTAGAGTTAAACGCAGCTCAAGAACCCTTTAGGCCTGACACTAGGAAAGACATTACTCGAATTGCTCAAGCTCATAGTAGCCATTAATCTATTAAGAAgtataggtcttccctggtggcgcagtggttgagagtccgcctgccgatgcaggggacacgggtttgtgccctggtccgggaagatcccacatgccgtggaggggctgggcccgtgagccatggccgctgagcctgtgcatccggagcctgtgctccacaactggaggggccacaacagtgagagtcccatgtaccataaaaaaaaaaagaaaaaaaaaaaaaaagtatatgtctagcgacttccctggtggtgcaaggGGTAAGCCtcagtgctcccaatgcagagggcccaggttcgatccctggtcagggaactagatcccacatgcatgctgcaactaagagttcacatgccacaactaaggagcccgccagccacaactaagacccagtgcaaccaaatagataaatactaaaaaaaatttaaaaagctgacCTGAAATCATCTTAAAGAAACCAGAATGCTCACAACGCTTATGCAGGTGATTTATTCCAACTATTGGCCTTCATCGTCTATTACACCTAGAGGTACTTTACTAAGCAGCAAAATAGTTCACATCAGTCAACTTCAGCTGAAACCAAGGCATAAGACTGCTCCAGGCAACGGAGGCAGTGGGCAAGCCCACCGCTTTTAAACCTGTCCTGCTCTTCCTCCGGGTGTGCCAGGCTCCTCTGTTCCTATAACTCAGGCCACTGTCACTTGAAACAAGCTTGATCCAAAGGTTGCCAAGTCCCCAGGCCTCCTTCGTCAATGACAGTTACAGCTTTCCTTGCCAAACAGAAGCCACGTTCAAGAGGCAAAACCCTCCATCACACATGCCAGTGCAACCTGGGTCTGACACCACAGCATGGTTATTTGTCAGAAGAAAAACTGCAATTTAAGCTGGGTGTCCTAAATCCATATTATTCCCATCCCTCTGTTTCTTAAAGATAACAAGAGGAGAACTGAACAGACAGAAAAGATTCAACTATTAGGTGTGCTGAAAGCATGGTGCCCAGACACAAGATGTCACAGCAGAGCAATGCTGTAACACTAACACTGGTTTGGGCTGCTCCAAGGGACTCAAACTTAGTTCGGGTTGAGAAAAACTAACTACACATGGGTCAAAAAGACTAACCTGGCAACAAACTAAAAACCATGGCAGGAAGAGATCTCTTGTGAGTGTCAATACTTTATTTTGGTGTGAAGACAGGAAGCTGGAAAATacactgtatttaaaattttcttggttCCCCCTCACATTGTGgaaaccccctccccccagagctAATCTGTTCAAactgaaatacttaaaaattacagcagcaaaacaaaagcgcagaaaaaagaaaaccagatggAGAAGGTAGCCGGGCCAGTAGTGTCACTTGGTGTGGACGACTGAGGTGCTGAACAGgagcttctgtttctgtttttttcttttctttcctcctttctcttctaaacagaaaacagaaacagcttAGCTTAGAATGCCATCGCCTTGCCCCTGGCCAGTTTTCATTAATGATAGTCACAGGCAGCTAGGAGTGCAGGCTCTGGAAttagacctggattcaaataccAGTCCTTGCACACTCTGGTGTTTGTCTTCAGGTACATCACTTACGGTCCCCAGCCCAGCTCCTCGTCTGTAATGTGAGTTATACCCATTTAATATGGTATTGGGAGAATAAAATTAGCACAACGCCAGGCACACAGGAAGCGCGCATAAATGCCAGTGTTGTTCTTATCTAGTTCATGAACACCACAGAGCGGGGGTGTGCTTCAAGCCTGACCTCCTCCATCTATTAGCCACCCTCCACCACTGTGTattagaaggttaaaaaaaaaaaaggtcctcaGAATTTCACACCAAGGCCTCAAAAGAACTAATCTGGGGTGCAAAAAGGTGCTAACGTACCAAATGGAATGTTAGTTGACACTAGAATGTGAgccctgaggctcagagggaaaaatgcaactgattagtgatgtctgccactAGATCCAGGAGGGAATGACAGCCCTGAGCTGAGCACCCCACTTCTGTGCCTTTACCAGAGAGGGGATCTGAAGTAGCTGGCGTGTCCAGTTTCATGAAGGCTGCTTCAATAGCTTGGCTGAAGGAATTCTGGAAACTGGGCACAGGAACACGGTCTGAGTTATCACTCTCCCCATCGCTGTCCACAGGGGCAGGAGGACCTAAGCTGTTTTCACCTAAAAAACACCAGTGTTAAAATTGTAGAAACAACACTAGAGCCTTCTACCTTCTGAAAGGGGCCAAATTTCCCCTTTACCAGAGGGCTGTTCTCACCTTTCTTTGGAGCAGTTTTGGGCCACACATCTGCTTTTGCTTTTCCAATTCTCAGCATCTGCCAAagtgggaaaggggaggaaagaatTTAAGTAACTGACGCCATTTCTTCTCCAGACTCCTACCTTGACACCGACTGGTACGGGAGACAAAGAACCAACTACCCCTCTGGGAAAAAGATTTTCTAGATACTTCTCTCCTTAACACTGTTTTGGTCATGTCCTCTATATCCTGACCAATGGAACTGGCAATGAAACTCACAAGGTGGGAAACCAGTTGTTCCTTAGGAAACAGGTAAAGCATATTGCAAAGAAGGCACAAGAGATTCATACTCAGATTCTGAAGTTGGGAATCCTGACTCTGTGTCATTGCCTGCTTCTGACAAATTTTCCTACTCTTCTGGAGACTCCTAAAAACATCAACCTCTTAGAATAAGGAGTGTACAGGACCttccaattttaaaacaaaccacCTGGCTATCAAACCTCAGTTACTTAAGGCCACAACAATCAATTTAACTTTATCTCGAAACTGCTCCCACAGCCCTCGTTACCTTGTGGTCTTTGCTTTTCCAATAGTTCCTTAACTATTAACTTTTAGATCCAGCCATAAACCATATTCCTGCAAGTACAGTAAAATCAGAACAATTCCTCTTGCCCGAGTGAGGAAATTTTTCATCCCACTTGGCCAAGACCAGCTTTGTAAGTGCTGAGGGCCACTATGCATCCCAGCTGCCACACATACCATGCCACTCAAAGCagggtgaattttaccaaaagaCAACCCCAAGAAGATACAAGTAGGAATGCCTGTCCTAAATGTTTACCAAAGTGGGGCTTGCATGCTGTGCAAGATGAGTTCAACTGGCAGATGCTGATTTCACTGATAAACTTCATCATGTACCACACTTTGATGATCTGCTCCCTTGGTCCCTGGGAGTCTGGGGTCCAAGAGTACGACAGCTGAATCATCTTACTCTTCCAAGGTCATTAAAATATATCACCTATATTTTAATCttgacaaaaatgtttaaatgtttaacCTGAGTCCACTCATGaagaaacaatcagaaaaatcTCAACTATAGGATAATCTATAGAACAACTGGTCTTGATGCTTCAAAAATATCCCTGTcacaggtaaaaaacaaaaaaacagaagccaGAGGAACCGTTATGGATCAAAGGACACTAAAGAGACTTGAAAACCTAAATGCAATGAATAGCCTTTGATTAAATATGACTGAAAACAATACAGGACACTgaaacaaatgggaaaataaagatATGTGCCATCTTAGATAGTATTAAATCAGCTGTCTTTGATGTGATAATGGTAATTGTAGTTATACAGGAGAATGTCATTTTGGGGGCATGTATGTCCCAAGTATTTAGTTGTCAAGTGTCATTCATGAGGTCTGTAACTTACTTTcaacatagcaaaaaaaaaaaaaaaaaaaaagagagagagagaaaagcaagcaaAATAGTAACAACTGGTaaatctgggtgaagggtatgaatgttcattatactattctttcAACTCTTTAAGTTTGAAGTTTTTCAAACTATAAAGTTGAAAAAAGCAATGGCAGTAAAACCTAGCTAAAAAAACAACTTAGGCATTGACCTAACTCCTAGGAGCCACTTGCTTATAACCTCTGAAACCTAGCAGTTCATTCTCAGGATTGCTCTCAATTATTTCATCCTCCTTGACTTCAAAGACTCTCCTCACCAAAGTTCAATTCCTGCTTACTCCTCAGCACAGACTGCCATCTGTCCGTGAGAAATACCCAGATCAACTAACTGCTCTAAAGAACTGTTAAGCTAACGATTCCAAACTAGCCCCAAAGAAGTGAACAATAACCTCCTACAAGGCTACTTGTCAAGCTGTCTGTCCATCTTCCTCAGTTATCTGAATACAGGAATGCTGagtgttttgcttgttttaaagattaatacTGATCTGACATCAAATCTCACTAGCCTAGTGTTGCCTCCAACCCAACTCCTCAAGAAAGCTGATTTGGCTACTTACAGGATAATCAAGACAACTTTCCCTTTCCCAAAGTGAAGAAGAATGGTTTATTATATGTAACAGATACCACTGAATCAGAGGTCCTAGAACCAGGGACCAGTTAAAATTGACTGACATATCCCCAGCCCCTAGAACAGTGCTCAGTATAAAAGTATCTACTGACGTGTTAAGTAATTAAAACTCCTGATTCTTCAACTACTCTTAGCCACTTTCCTTGGTAAGTCTATGGTAATATCTGATACTAACTCCATGACCTTCTGTCTTTAAAAAGCCTTCCATGGTTATTAGAGTCAGTGCAACATTAGCCTGTAAGTCTCCCCATCTCCAACAGAGGGATTTCCAGAAAGAACAAGCATCAGAGTTCATGTTAAATACCCTTGGGCTGCTTCAAAAGCAACGGGTTTACCTGggcaaaggaagggaaaggagagtctTCTTCCAGACTCCCAACGCAGAATGAAGAACTGCCCTGACTGGCCGTGGGTGACAGAGGGGTCAGCAGGAAGTCTGAAAGGGAACCAGAGACCTGATTATACAAGTCAAGTTCCAAAGAGTTAGTGTCCTGTTaataagagagaagaaacaaacccAGAATCGGGTCTGGATAATTACCAACCCTGCCTCAGAAAGCTAACTGTGGTCCTCTTTCAACTCTGCCATATGCTTATAAAACCAAGAACACGGCCTATTGTTCACATGAGTGGTCAGCATAGAGAAGTTTCATGGTTACAGGAACACTAGAAGGCACAGCAAAATCTATTCCCACGGTAAGAAAAATCCTCTCCACATCAGCCAGTTCTCAAGGCCTAGGTATCGGACTGTCAGAGAATGGTTTTATATGGATGAGAAAGCTccaagaaaagatataaaatgtaatCACGTCAGCCTTTATGTTCCCGCCAAAAGAAGTCTATGACCTGGGAATATTGTTAGAATCCAAAACACATACAGCAGCAAAATCCAGCAAGATGCAAGCTTTTCCCTGATACTCCCTAGGGAAATTAGTCTTTTCCATCCTTTCTGACCTAGGGTTCAACATTTCCCACAGATCAGTCTACCCACTGCCCTGATCACTGCTGGGAGGGAGAGGCCTATTCACTCTCCCAGCAGCAGGCCCTGCCATGGTCAGCCAGGGCTCTGTGGTACTTTTATTCCTAGGACCATCCAACTGCTCTTGCCTGAATACATTAAAGCCCAAATAACTTCAGAAAAGCTAGTATGTGAAAATGCAATCTTGTTATCACAGATGATGTAGTCAGCGTTTTGCCATGTTCCTCTAGTAGCTTTAGTAGTTCCTTTAGTAGCTCTCTTCTCATTATGAAGAGCTTAAGTGTTGTGCAGCCCTCAAGACCCAGATTCTAGTCCCAGTCCTTGCCACTAACCAAGTCCCTGCCTTGGTCTCAGGCTCCTAAATCTGCCAAGTGATGGGCATATGATCACAGGGGTCACCAAGAGTTTTAAATattctgatcttggacttttcatTGAAAATGcctgacaaaaataaattttaagtatcaAAAACTATCTGCCAGGAAGATGAAGATCAGAAAAGACAGCTCTCTGAAATTACAGTAACTCCTTGTTTAATTTCATGACACATTAACACATTCTATAtataaggaaaaacatttttaaaaggctaaaggcctataccctgagaaaaccataattcaaagagagtcatgtaccacaatgttcactgcagcactatttacaatagccaggacatggaagcaacctaagtgtccatcgacaggtgaatgataaagatgtggcacatatatacaatgcagtattactcagacataaaatggaacgaaattgagttatttgtagtgaggtggatggacctagagtctgtcatacagcgtgaagtaagtcagaaaaacaaataccgcatgctaacacgtacatatggaatctaaataataaaatggttctgatgaacctaggggcaggagtgaaataaagacgcagatgtagagaatggacctgaggacagggggagggggaagggtaagctgggacaaagtgagagagtggcatggacacatatacactaccaaatgtaaaacagctagtggggggcttccctggtggcgcagtggttgagaatctgcctgccaatgcaggggacacgggttcgaaccctggtctgggaagatcccacatgccacagagcaactaggcccgtgagccacaactactgagcctgcgcgtctggagcctgtgctccacaacgagaggccgcagtagtgagaggcccgcgcaccgcgataaagagtggcccctgctcgccgcaactagagaaagccctcgcacagaaacgaagacccaacacagccaaaaataataaataaattaaaaaaaaaacagctggtgggaagcagctgcatagcacagggagatcagctcggtgctttgtgaccaactagaggggtgagatagggagggtgggagggagatgcaagagggaggggatatggggatatacgtatgcatatagctgattcactttgttatacagcagagactaacacaacattgtaaagcaattatacaccaataaagatgctaaaaaaaaaaaaaaaaaaaaaggctgaaggcCTCTCAATCCTGACCTTACTCCCTAGAGTGGAACACTGTTACCGGTCTGGAACACAATCATCCCAGtatttttctatacatttagACATATAAACCCATATTGAAATGCTTTGTGTGGCTTTTTTAACCCAAAAATGGTGTCATGTTTTGTCTTGTTCTACAACTTCCTTTTATCTTAAAGGTCTATCTATTAGTTCAGGAAGAGagttatttcctttttcagtaGGTGTAAAGAATTTCATAGTAAAAATGCTGTAATTTAGCCATTTCCCTACCAGTATACTTTAGGCTGTTTTCTCTCCGTATCATAAATAAGATGACATAAATAAAGATGTTCACACAAACAGGGGGAGTATCTTTAAGgtagaaactagaaataaaacagTTGGGTTGTAGAGAAGAATCTAGGTTTAACCATCCTGCTGTATGAGCTGCCTGAGGTTTTTAGAAGCTAAGTCGGTACAGCCAATGGAAAAGTGAATCAAATGGTAGCAATTTGATGGATCTCAGGAATCTATTAACTACCCAAGTAAGGTTAGTCCCATAAAGACCCCCACCATGCCAAGATCACAGTTGTAAATTCAGACACTAGGGCTTTGCTTAAGGTCTGTGGCTGGTGGTCAACTTGATTCTTTAAATCCCAACTCTATTTACCTGCTTGGGAACCTGGACTTCTGctaagagaagaaagggagagagcccCATGGCCCTCGGTGCTGGTAGGACCCAAAGCAGAATCAGAGGAGCAGGTATAGGAATTGAAGGCAGGAAACTGCTGTAGATTCTCTAAGGGAATGTGGACTTCTGGGTCTGCAAAGCAAAGACGAGAATGGTAGGCCCACATACAGAATCCCTCAAATCTTTTCCAACAGTTGTGGACAGTCAATATGAATCCCCCAGGGGTCTGAATGATGGAGACAGAGCTTTAAAACCCAAATTTATAGTAACTGTCACTTTATGTCTTTGTTTTAGTATAAAAGCCTTGCTCTAACTCTTCTTGGTTGAAGCTAGGTGATAAACCTGGGGGTTAATTATAATACTCTGTATACTTGTGTTTgaatatttccataataaaaaattaaaacaaaaaagccttTGTTCCTGAAACATCACTTTTCTCAACTATTCAGGACTTGTGCTTTAAACAGCTACATAACACTGGTATGCCAGCTATACACTTATCCCAGttgaagaagtaaaatttatgtttaccaTACCACATGGAGTCAAAGTAGTTAAGTCCTTTCCCTAGCCAAGGACTCAATTCCTTGTTTTCAGGTTAACTAGACCCTTATGTCACACAATCCTTGGTTCAGTGAAGCTTATGTTTAAGAACCAGATCAAAAGATTCTACTTACTGGTATTAAGGAGCTCAAATCTAATTTCCTGCACCTATTTCCTAGTTTGTCAATAGGTCTCTACTATTTCAGACTCTCCTGGTAGACTTGCTACGTATAGATGTCTCCAGAGTCAAAGGTGAGGCCAACAATGTATCCAGAGAGCACAGGGCCAGTTATCCCCAACATGCAGCAGATCTCCAATTCCCTTCCCACGCCCACCCAGGGTTTTTTCACCCACTATGCCAAGGATGAACTTACTATGTGCTATGCACTTTGACCATCAACTCGTTAATTCTCATGTAAGCCTACAAGTAAGGAGGTACTCTCACAACTCACATTTAAGAGCTGAAGAAAGCAAGTGGCAGACCTGACATACGACCTAAACAGTCTGGCCCCTGGGCCCAGGCACGGGATCTCTGTACAATGATACACAGTTGTGCTCATCATTGAGATTAGAGTTCTTGAACTTACACTTGCCCTGCTTCTTGTTCTCCTCCATCTCAATCCGGCGCTCTCGGCGACGTTCCTCCCGGGCCTTCTTCTGGCGCTGCCGCTTCCTCTTCTCAATATCATCTGCGGGTTGGTGAGGTTGTGAGGAGGCAGATGCAGGACAACCTGGCCATTAACTCCTCCCACTTGGCTAGTAGCTAAGGGCACACGAGTGGGCCCAGCTGGATTGGATGAACGGATGGAGCGCATGAGGAGGTTCTGAGACTCATGACAAAAGCTCCTTACTTCCTCTTGTGGGTTTCTAGTCACAAAAATCCCTAAACTCCACTAAAAAGGGAAGCAAAGTAGGGGGCATTCTCACCTGAGAATATCTCTAGGGTTTCCTTAGAGACCAGAGGAGGCTGCAGAGCCAGTTCACAGATGCTGAACTCGCAGGTGAGCGGCAAGTGAGAGAGGTATCTATGACGCTGTCGCACATCCTACAAGGGAAAAGGGACCGATGCTCAACTAAGACCAGGCCTAACTCTAAGAGCAGAGGTTCCCACCCCAGATATCAGGCAGTACACCACACCCTCTCAGATGGCAATGGGGCTCAAAGAGTTAGTGCTCAAGTTATCAGCTTTTGAAAAGCTGAACAGAAATTGTCAATTAACCTACCGTAAGGTAGAATAAGCAACCAAAAGTAGTTTTTTGGTTTGTGCTGCAATGAATGAATCGAGGCTGGTAATGAATGACCTAAAGCTGATCAGCTGTTTCAGCTTTTCTGGGGGTCCACAACAACCAGGGGAGAATAAGGAAGGTAAGAGTTATTTACTGGAAAAAATCTGGGAACCACTGACTGAATTAATGATAACTGGGGAACCACTGACTGAATTAATGATAACTGGGAAGGCAGATAAAGCAGGTTTCCCTACTGAGCAAAGCTTggcctaaaataataaaaaatgaaggtcattaatttaattttcttttaattctttttctgcatgttTGATGGAAAGTTCACAGTACTTAAAAAATCTCTAAATTTAAGGCTTTTAACAAATTTGTGATCAATACAACTGTAACTCTCAAAAAGCAAATATTCACATACGTAAATTATCAGACACTAATTCATAGGTAGCTGCTAAACCAAAAATTCATAACGAGCTTGTGTAAGCTACCTTAAAGCCTCCAAGGACTTTGTTTTCTTGCCATTTTCTCCCAAGCAAtaaggagaaacaaaaacaaattcatctCTGAAAGTAGGAGACATCTCTATTCCCAAACCACAATAAATGAACCTGTGATACAGGGAGCAGTAGTGAGTGACCTAACAGAACCCCGGCACAGTGGGGGAGggtcatttaactttttaaaaattcacaggcACCATCACTAACAAAAAGACTTAAAACCTTTCAAGACTAAAGACCTTGAAAGTTTGTGAACTTGGTTCAGCGAGGCCCACCACAAAGAGACTAGGTTAATGCCGCTTCCTGCCCCTCCACCTCGCAACGCAGGCCCTTACCTCAGACATGGAATACCCAGCAATCTCCACCACCGTGGCTGAGATCTTCTCAGGGCTCTGTTCCAAGCTGCCATACTCCCGCACGAGGCAGCGCACATTCACGGGGTGCAGGAACATGTGCTGCCCATCCTCCGCTGAAGACAAGTGGTCTATCACACAATACTCTTGGCCAGTCCTCAAGTCAGGCCCTCCTTATCCCAGGCCCGACTCTCCCTCCCCAAGCTGAAAGGCACAACAGACCCCATCTGCCCAGGAGCTAGCGGCAATACCTCCCTCTGCTCAGAGAGCCAGCTCACGTCTCTGAATCATTAAGCAGCAACCCAGCCCTCCTCCTCAGGGACACTCACCTTGGTAAAAGTAGTAACAAGGAGAGCTGCTCAGGTGTGTGATGCTTGGCTTGGTGACGGGTTCCTGCTGGCTGGACTCGGTACAAATGGTCCCCTCTCCAAGATTGTCTTCTGCTAACTCCAAGTCCTCACAGGCCTCTGACGACCCCTCAGGCTCTGGTTCAGAaactgcttcctcttcctctacCAGAGGGAGAGCAAGAGGACGAGGAGGAGAGCCAAGAGAACAAACTTCTGTGGTCTCTTCATCAAAAGCAGACAGATACTCCAGCATGCCCTGTTGGGACAAACTGTAGGTCACAGAAAGAACATGTGGCAAAGGCAGGCACAGGAACCAAGCTCTCTTGAGGTTTACCTTAGCTGTCACGTTCACTGATTTAACATCACTGGGGAAAGAACACACATAGAAAAAGCAcattggaaaaatttttaaataaataaattaattaatttaaaagcacATAGGAAATACTCATAGTTCCCTCTTACCCCCAAAAAGTTCAGACCTCACAACAGGGCCTAACAGCTGAAGAGCAGCACCTGAGGAATGGCAGCCATTTAGTCTGTAACTGGGACACTAACCTTCCTGGGTTGAAAAACGGACTCCTTCGCCAAGGGAGCCATCAGCACCAGTTGTTCCAGAGCAGCCACGACACCAGCGACCTCCCTGCTG
This genomic interval from Phocoena phocoena chromosome 13, mPhoPho1.1, whole genome shotgun sequence contains the following:
- the POP5 gene encoding ribonuclease P/MRP protein subunit POP5, with translation MVRFKHRYLLCEVVSDDPRCRLSLEDRVLGGLVRDTIARVHGTFGAAACSIGFAVRYLNVYTGIVLLRCRKEFYRLVWSALPFITYLENRGHHYPCFLNTLHVGGTIRTCQKFLIQYNRRQLLILLQNCTDEGEREAIQKSVTRSCLLEESSAGEELSDSGGEEAAEAME
- the RNF10 gene encoding E3 ubiquitin-protein ligase RNF10 isoform X2, with product MLQSSPSAAATASDMDKNSGSSSSSASSGSSKGQQPTRSASAGPAGESKPKSDGKNSSGSKRYNRKREPSYPKNENFINQSRRSNSQKSKTFNKMPPQRGGGSSNKLFSSSFNGGRRDEVAEAQRAEFSPAQFSGPKKINLNHLLNFTFEPRGQAGHFEGSGHGSWGKRNKWGHKPFNKELFLQANCQFVVSEDQDYTVHFADPDTLVSWDFVEQVRICSHEVPSCPICLYPPTAAKITRCGHIFCWACILHYLSLSEKTWSKCPICYSSVHKKDLKSVVATESHQYVVGDTITMQLMKREKGVLVALPKSKWMNVEHPIHLGDEQHSQYSKLLLASKEQVLHRVVQEEKAALEQQLAEEKHTPESCFIEAAIQELKTREEALSGLAESSREVAGVVAALEQLVLMAPLAKESVFQPRKGMLEYLSAFDEETTEVCSLGSPPRPLALPLVEEEEAVSEPEPEGSSEACEDLELAEDNLGEGTICTESSQQEPVTKPSITHLSSSPCYYFYQAEDGQHMFLHPVNVRCLVREYGSLEQSPEKISATVVEIAGYSMSEDVRQRHRYLSHLPLTCEFSICELALQPPLVSKETLEIFSDDIEKRKRQRQKKAREERRRERRIEMEENKKQGKYPEVHIPLENLQQFPAFNSYTCSSDSALGPTSTEGHGALSLSSLSRSPGSQADFLLTPLSPTASQGSSSFCVGSLEEDSPFPSFAQMLRIGKAKADVWPKTAPKKGENSLGPPAPVDSDGESDNSDRVPVPSFQNSFSQAIEAAFMKLDTPATSDPLSEEKGGKKRKKQKQKLLFSTSVVHTK
- the RNF10 gene encoding E3 ubiquitin-protein ligase RNF10 isoform X1, which gives rise to MLQSSPSAAATASDMDKNSGSSSSSASSGSSKGQQPTRSASAGPAGESKPKSDGKNSSGSKRYNRKREPSYPKNENFINQSRRSNSQKSKTFNKMPPQRGGGSSNKLFSSSFNGGRRDEVAEAQRAEFSPAQFSGPKKINLNHLLNFTFEPRGQAGHFEGSGHGSWGKRNKWGHKPFNKELFLQANCQFVVSEDQDYTVHFADPDTLVSWDFVEQVRICSHEVPSCPICLYPPTAAKITRCGHIFCWACILHYLSLSEKTWSKCPICYSSVHKKDLKSVVATESHQYVVGDTITMQLMKREKGVLVALPKSKWMNVEHPIHLGDEQHSQYSKLLLASKEQVLHRVVQEEKAALEQQLAEEKHTPESCFIEAAIQELKTREEALSGLAESSREVAGVVAALEQLVLMAPLAKESVFQPRKSLSQQGMLEYLSAFDEETTEVCSLGSPPRPLALPLVEEEEAVSEPEPEGSSEACEDLELAEDNLGEGTICTESSQQEPVTKPSITHLSSSPCYYFYQAEDGQHMFLHPVNVRCLVREYGSLEQSPEKISATVVEIAGYSMSEDVRQRHRYLSHLPLTCEFSICELALQPPLVSKETLEIFSDDIEKRKRQRQKKAREERRRERRIEMEENKKQGKYPEVHIPLENLQQFPAFNSYTCSSDSALGPTSTEGHGALSLSSLSRSPGSQADFLLTPLSPTASQGSSSFCVGSLEEDSPFPSFAQMLRIGKAKADVWPKTAPKKGENSLGPPAPVDSDGESDNSDRVPVPSFQNSFSQAIEAAFMKLDTPATSDPLSEEKGGKKRKKQKQKLLFSTSVVHTK